AGCCGTAGAAGTGCCCATCCAGCTGAACGAAGTCGTTGAAGTAGGGCTTTAAGTTGCGAGACGTCCATTCTTCAGTCGCCGACCAGTTTTCGTCCGCGTGCCCCACGTCGATCTTGCGGGTGCCCATTCCTAGGCCGGTGCCGACGAAGACCGAGTCATCGACAATCTGCGGCTGCACGACGCGATTGCCGGGCTCAATGTCCCATTCGTTTTCCCACAGCACTTCCCCCGCCGGCGAAATCCCCTGTACGCCCCAGTCGGTCACCATCACGATCTGGTCGTCGCTGGCCAGGGTCGCCAGATGGGGCGAGCAATAGCTGTGTTTTCCTTTGCCTGCGGTCCATTGCTGCTGCCCGGTCTCGGCATCGTAGGCGACGACCGCTTTGCCGGCGCCCGCCTGATCGCCGGCGAAGGCGATCACCAAATTGCCGACGATCAAAGGGGACCCGGCGAATCCCCATTCGGGCGTCTTCGCATTGAGGTCCTCGACCAGGTCCCGTTTCCAGATTTCGGCTCCGTCGACCGCGTTGATGCAAGAGACGAAACCGGAACCTCCTTGCGAGTAGAGCTTGCCGTTGTGAAAGGTAGGCGTTGCCCGCGGTCCCGGCCCGGCGAGCGGTTCTTCGAAGCGGGTCTCGATCGCGTATTGCCAAACGGGATCGCCGGTCGCCGCGTCGTAACAGGTGACGAGCTCTTCTTCGCCCCGCTGCTCCTGGGTTAGGATTTGTCCTCCCACGACGCAGAACGACGACCAGCCGGGGCCGACTTTTTTCCGCCAGACCTCTTGCGGCGGCTGTTTGTCCCAATCGGTGGCGAAGGAGACGCCGCGAACGACGCCATCACGGTTGGGACCACGAAACCCAGGCCAGAACGAAGTCGCCGCGGCAAGCGCCTCGGCGTCGGGCGCGCTATTTGCGGCAGGCGTCTCCTGCATTTCGGCCAGCAGCGTCTCTTCGTTGGTCGGGCTCCAGCGAGTGGCGAAGTCGGCGGTGATCGTTCCCCGCACTCCTTCCATCCGCGCTGCCAGAGCGAAGACGGTCGCCGTCACCATCACGGCGACCAGCGCCGCACGTTGGACGGGCCAACCAAGCGGCATCGCCAACAGGGCGACCAGCCCGCCGGCGACGATCGTCCAGGGAAAGATCACCACGCCCAAGACCATGGCGTTCATCGTGGGGTGGGCGCCGAAGATGCCGATCAAGACTAGGGCCGTCACCAGCGCGATCGCCACCAGGCGTTCCTTCCAAGGGATGCGCGAAAATGCGACCAACCACAGCGCTGTCAGCCCCATTGCGATGAGCGCTCCCCACATCAGCGACATAAAATGGAACAGGGTGCTGGGAGCGATTTGTCCCGGAATGGTAATCGTCGCCAACAGCAGCGCGGCGATCACGATCAGCGGCCACGTGCGCGGACGGGGGGACGGCGCCGCCGCTGCGGTAGCGGAATCGTCGATTTCCGGGGGATTTGTCGAGTTATCACTCATTTTAACGCTCCTGATATCGCCGCCATGGGGTGAATTCGCTATCGATAAGGTTGCGAAACGCAGCTATGCGGAAATTTATAGACCGGTACACAATTTGTCAATCAAGCGCCAATCAAGTTTTCGAGAAGCGATTTTGAAATCAGAAGAAGTAGCCGAGAAAATCGGGCGTTTTGGCAAAGCATTTTCTCAATGGCTGGAAATGGAAATGGCCGCCGCCGGCACGACTGCGTCCCGAGCACGACTGCTGTACGCGCTGAAGTGCGGCGGCACCAGCAAGATGAGCGACTTGAGTCATCGCCTGCAGGTAACGCCCCGCAATATCACGAAGCTGGTCGACGCCTTGCAAAGCGAAGGACTGGTCGAGCGAAACCCGCATCCCGAAGATCGCCGGGCGACCTTAATTTCGCTGACTGATCGCGGCATGTTGACGGTGAAAGAGACGATTCTGAAGAACGACGTTGTCCTCGAATTGTTTGAAGAACTGCCGGATGGCGATCGGGTCGAATTGGGGCGAATTCTGGAGCAATTGCTGGCCGGACTGACGCGACGAGGGTTCTCGGCATAGGGTGCGAATGGCGCAGCTGGCGCGATAAGTCTTTCGCACTCACAATAGTCGATAACCGTTAAATGTGTCTTAACGGGGGTGATATGGCCGTTTGTGTGAGAATTTTCGCCAAAGCTTGACACGAACTCTTTCGTGCACGAAAGTAATGCAAGCACCACTACGTTCGATCTGGGGGCTTGCATGGGAGTTGATGACCCATTGGAGGAACAGATCGCGTTCGCTTTACGGCGAATCATGCGATCGATCGACCTCGAGTCGCGACAATTGTTGCACGAGGTGGGGCTGACTTTCCCGCAACTCGCCGCCCTTCAGGCGATTGGCCGCCTTCAACCGACCACCGTCGGCAAGGTCGCCAGCTCTATTCATCTTGGTCACGCCACGCTCTCGGGCATTCTGGACCGCTTAGCCAAACGAGGTTTGATTGTTCGGCAGCGGAGCGATAGTGACCGTCGCCACATTCGCGTTCAACTGACCGAAACAGGTCAGGCGTTGTTGCAAAAAGCGCCTGCTCTGCTCCATCGTCCCTTCCAGCGCCAACTTGATCGGTTGGAGGTTTGGGAACGGATGCAAGTCGCCGCGACGCTTGAGCGCGTCGCGTCGATGATGGAGAACTCCGGTGGTTGGACTGCCAGCGTGGTCGACATGCAATCAGTCGACGAGGCGGTCGACGAGAGATACGCAAGCGAAAGTGAATCGACACGCCGCTTGCAAAGTAATGAAAGGACTTCGTCGAGGACGGCGAAATGATCCTTCACCCACCCAACGAATCGCGCGTTCGCATTATCGCCTTGATCCGCAAACGCGCGCCACACAGAGGGAGTTAGTAGATGTATATCCAGCTCATTAGTCTTCATGGGCTTATTCGCGGCGCCAACGTAGAAATGGGACGCGATGCGGACACCGGAGGCCAAGTAAGATACGTGCTGGAATTGGCGACCAACCTGGCAAAGATGCCGGGAATTGACGGGGTCGATCTCTTTACCCGCCGAATCAAAGACAAACGAGTTTCCAAGGATTACTCGGAACCGATCGAAGAACTGGGCCCCAATTGCCGCTTGGTTCGTCTGCCTTGCGGCCCCGGCCGTTATCATCGCAAAGAGAAACTTTGGCCCTACGTCGATGAGTTCGTCGACGCGATGATCACCTTCACGCGGAGAGAAGGGAAGACGCCGGCGCTGGTCCACGGACATTACGCCGACGCCGGTTACATCGCCAAGGAAGTCGCTTCGGTCTTCGACGTTCCCTTCGTCTTCACCGGTCACTCGCTGGGCAAGCCCAAGCTAGAGTACCTGACCTCGGAAGGTTGGACTCGCGAAGAGGTCGACAAAGAGTTGGCGATGGAGCATCGCATTCAAGTCGAGCAAGACTGTCTCTCGGTCGCCGATCTGGTGATCACCAGCACCCGGCATGAGCGCGACCAGCAGTACGCCGGCTACTTCAAAGAAGAGGACCTCAACTTCAAGGTGATCCCGCCGGGCACCGACCTGGAACGCTTCTTCCCCTATTACGACTACGAACTGAGCAGCAACTCGATTGATGAGCAGTTCAAGCAGGCCCGGATGCGGATGACGCGTGAGTTGGGGCGGTTCCACTTCGCCTCGGACCGGCCGTTGATTCTCGCTCTGTGCCGGCCGGATCGCCGCAAGAACATCAACGCGCTGATTCGCGCCTATGGCGAGAGCAAAGAGCTGCAAGCGATCGCCAACCTGGCGGTCTTCGCCGGCATTCGCGAAGACATCGAGTCGATGCCGGAGAACGAGCAAAAGGTTTTGAATGACATGTTGCTGGCGATGGATCGTTACGATCTGTACGGCAAGATGGCGATTCCGAAGAACC
This sequence is a window from Blastopirellula retiformator. Protein-coding genes within it:
- a CDS encoding outer membrane protein assembly factor BamB family protein, coding for MSDNSTNPPEIDDSATAAAAPSPRPRTWPLIVIAALLLATITIPGQIAPSTLFHFMSLMWGALIAMGLTALWLVAFSRIPWKERLVAIALVTALVLIGIFGAHPTMNAMVLGVVIFPWTIVAGGLVALLAMPLGWPVQRAALVAVMVTATVFALAARMEGVRGTITADFATRWSPTNEETLLAEMQETPAANSAPDAEALAAATSFWPGFRGPNRDGVVRGVSFATDWDKQPPQEVWRKKVGPGWSSFCVVGGQILTQEQRGEEELVTCYDAATGDPVWQYAIETRFEEPLAGPGPRATPTFHNGKLYSQGGSGFVSCINAVDGAEIWKRDLVEDLNAKTPEWGFAGSPLIVGNLVIAFAGDQAGAGKAVVAYDAETGQQQWTAGKGKHSYCSPHLATLASDDQIVMVTDWGVQGISPAGEVLWENEWDIEPGNRVVQPQIVDDSVFVGTGLGMGTRKIDVGHADENWSATEEWTSRNLKPYFNDFVQLDGHFYGFDDRIFTCVDVATGDRVWKGGRYGHGQALLVEEAKVLVIVSEDGELALIHATPEGHDEITKFRVFENKTWNHPVIAAGKLYVRNGEEMVCFQLRDWQEKNEADD
- a CDS encoding MarR family winged helix-turn-helix transcriptional regulator gives rise to the protein MAAAGTTASRARLLYALKCGGTSKMSDLSHRLQVTPRNITKLVDALQSEGLVERNPHPEDRRATLISLTDRGMLTVKETILKNDVVLELFEELPDGDRVELGRILEQLLAGLTRRGFSA
- a CDS encoding MarR family winged helix-turn-helix transcriptional regulator, whose amino-acid sequence is MRSIDLESRQLLHEVGLTFPQLAALQAIGRLQPTTVGKVASSIHLGHATLSGILDRLAKRGLIVRQRSDSDRRHIRVQLTETGQALLQKAPALLHRPFQRQLDRLEVWERMQVAATLERVASMMENSGGWTASVVDMQSVDEAVDERYASESESTRRLQSNERTSSRTAK